The Thalassococcus arenae genome includes the window CTTGCACAAGATGACCAGCTACCAGGCATCCACCGCCGGGTTGGGCCTGGTGCCCGAGGATCGACGGATCATCCCCGGCCTGACGGTCGAGGAAAACCTCAAGCTCGCGCAGATCGCCCCGCCGGTCGGCTGGTCTCTGGAACGCCTCTACGATCTCTTCCCGCGCCTCGGCGAACGCCGCAGCCAGGAGGGTGTTACCCTGTCGGGCGGCGAACAGCAGATGCTGGCGATCGCCCGCGCGCTGGCACGCGACATCAAGGTGTTGCTGCTCGACGAACCCTATGAAGGCCTGGCGCCGGTCATCGTCGACGAGATCGAAAAGACCCTGCGCCACATCAAGGAACAGGGCATGACGACGGTTCTCGTCGAACAGAACGCCGTGCGCGCGCTGCAGCTGGCCGACCGGGCGATCATCCTCGACACCGGCTCGATCGTCTTCGACGGCACCGCGGCCGAGGTTCTCGACAACGCCGAATTGCGCGCCGAATACCTCGCCATCTGATCCGGCGGCGCGCCGGGAGTGCGACCAAAGTCAGCTTGCGCAATCCCTGCGGGCCGGTTTTCCTGTGTCAAAGGGAGGAACGA containing:
- a CDS encoding ABC transporter ATP-binding protein; translated protein: MNVRPDFSKNANKAETAPAFLSVWDMHSYYGESYIVQGISFNVHEGEILALLGRNGAGKTTTLRSIARLDHPQVQHGEIWLDHQPLHKMTSYQASTAGLGLVPEDRRIIPGLTVEENLKLAQIAPPVGWSLERLYDLFPRLGERRSQEGVTLSGGEQQMLAIARALARDIKVLLLDEPYEGLAPVIVDEIEKTLRHIKEQGMTTVLVEQNAVRALQLADRAIILDTGSIVFDGTAAEVLDNAELRAEYLAI